In the genome of Actinomycetota bacterium, one region contains:
- a CDS encoding sigma-70 family RNA polymerase sigma factor, translating to MWIADLEGLSDEELIRRFVDRGLSEAVDVLLRRHQNRVFGLAYRILGNRADALDASQEVFISVFRKAKLFRHQSAFTTWLYRLTVNACTDLGRRRTRSPLPAEAIEVPVPDGISRADDRMVIDWALRHLPVDQRLAVILRDLYGLSYDEIAEATGAAVGTVKSRIARGRAALCETLAPQPGTRGPGRPSNTERAMSDHDD from the coding sequence ATGTGGATCGCGGACCTTGAGGGCCTGAGCGACGAGGAACTCATCCGGCGCTTCGTCGACCGCGGGCTGTCCGAGGCGGTCGACGTGCTGCTGCGCCGCCACCAGAACCGGGTCTTCGGCCTCGCCTACCGCATCCTGGGCAACCGGGCCGACGCCCTGGATGCCTCCCAGGAGGTCTTCATCTCGGTCTTCCGCAAGGCGAAGTTGTTCCGCCACCAGTCGGCGTTCACCACCTGGCTGTACCGCCTGACCGTCAACGCGTGCACCGATCTCGGCCGCCGACGTACCCGCTCACCCCTGCCCGCCGAGGCCATCGAGGTGCCAGTGCCCGACGGCATCAGCCGGGCGGACGACCGGATGGTCATCGACTGGGCGCTGCGCCACCTACCCGTGGACCAGCGGCTGGCGGTGATCCTGCGGGACCTCTACGGGCTCTCCTACGACGAGATCGCCGAGGCCACCGGGGCCGCCGTGGGTACCGTGAAGAGCCGGATTGCCCGCGGCCGGGCGGCGCTGTGCGAGACGTTGGCGCCCCAACCGGGAACCCGCGGGCCCGGGCGGCCGTCCAATACCGAGCGTGCCATGAGCGACCACGATGACTGA
- a CDS encoding dodecin family protein yields the protein MKTIELVGVSADSWRQAAQEALAEASKTLRNIEEMDILGTSCTIANNEITEYLAHVRIKFRIER from the coding sequence GTGAAGACCATAGAACTGGTCGGCGTCTCCGCCGACAGCTGGCGCCAAGCTGCCCAGGAGGCGCTGGCTGAAGCCTCCAAGACCCTGCGCAACATCGAGGAGATGGACATCCTCGGTACCTCCTGCACTATCGCCAACAACGAGATCACGGAATACCTGGCGCACGTCCGCATCAAGTTCCGCATCGAACGCTGA